The Primulina huaijiensis isolate GDHJ02 chromosome 12, ASM1229523v2, whole genome shotgun sequence genome has a window encoding:
- the LOC140989768 gene encoding flavonoid 3'-monooxygenase CYP75B137-like isoform X2: protein MRLARIYGPILSLNLGTKKAIVISSPAMAREVLKEHDVTFANRDNPSVNTAMEYSGHDIVFTPYGPEWRMLRKVCVRDMLGNATLDAFYSYRRHEVRSTIKYIYSLSGSPVNVGEQMFLNMLNVVTNMLWGGSVKGNERASIGAEFRQVVSEITELLGKPNVSDFFPGLAWLDLQGMKKKMKKVTVKLERLFDEIIERRVKLSRSNGGEMKRDFLQVLMQLKDEGKDSETSKTPFTMLHVKALLMDMVVGGTDTTSSTVEFALAEMMNNPLIMIKAQQELDSVVGINSTVEESHIDKLPYLQAVMKEILRLHPVLPLMVPHCPSKPCIVGGYTVPKGARVFVNVWAIQRDASIWERPNEFVPERFLNGKRDYSGNDFSYIPFGSGRRICAGIPMAERVVAFSLASLVHSFNWKLAEGDSLDLNEKFGIVLKKRVPLIAIPTPRLLGAAVYE from the exons ATGCGCCTTGCTCGAATCTACGGTCCAATATTGTCCCTGAATCTCGGCACCAAGAAAGCTATAGTGATAAGCTCACCGGCTATGGCGCGAGAAGTACTGAAGGAACACGATGTTACATTTGCCAATCGGGACAACCCATCCGTGAACACAGCAATGGAATACAGCGGACATGACATAGTTTTCACCCCCTACGGGCCGGAGTGGAGGATGCTGAGGAAGGTCTGCGTTAGGGACATGCTTGGCAATGCAACCCTTGATGCATTCTATTCTTATAGAAGGCATGAAGTTCGAAGCACAATCAAATACATCTACAGCTTATCGGGATCTCCTGTTAACGTAGGGGAGCAGATGTTCTTGAATATGCTCAATGTCGTGACAAATATGTTGTGGGGTGGTAGTGTGAAAGGTAATGAAAGGGCTAGCATCGGGGCAGAGTTCAGGCAAGTGGTGTCAGAGATTACGGAGTTGCTGGGGAAGCCGAACGTGTCGGATTTCTTCCCGGGTCTTGCGTGGTTAGATCTtcaaggaatgaagaagaaaatgaagaaggTAACAGTGAAACTTGAAAGattatttgatgaaataatCGAACGGAGGGTGAAACTGAGTAGGTCTAATGGTGGGGAGATGAAAAGGGATTTCTTGCAAGTATTGATGCAGCTCAAAGATGAGGGAAAGGACTCTGAAACGAGCAAGACTCCTTTTACCATGCTTCATGTCAAAGCCTTGCTCATG gATATGGTGGTAGGGGGAACGGACACGACCTCTAGCACAGTGGAGTTTGCCTTAGCCGAAATGATGAACAACCCACTGATCATGATCAAAGCACAACAAGAACTTGATTCAGTTGTGGGAATAAACAGCACGGTCGAAGAATCACACATCGACAAATTACCCTACCTCCAAGCCGTAATGAAAGAGATCCTTCGCCTTCATCCGGTTCTTCCTCTCATGGTGCCGCATTGTCCTAGCAAGCCATGCATTGTAGGAGGCTACACCGTTCCAAAAGGGGCTCGTGTATTCGTGAACGTGTGGGCGATACAAAGGGATGCTTCCATATGGGAAAGGCCAAATGAGTTCGTACCCGAGAGGTTTCTTAATGGTAAAAGAGATTATAGCGGGAATGATTTTAGTTACATACCGTTTGGTTCGGGACGAAGGATTTGTGCTGGGATCCCTATGGCTGAGAGAGTCGTGGCGTTCTCGCTGGCGTCGCTTGTACATAGTTTCAACTGGAAGTTGGCCGAGGGAGATAGTCTAGACCTTAATGAGAAGTTCGGAATTGTGTTAAAAAAGAGGGTGCCTCTCATTGCCATCCCCACACCGCGTTTGTTGGGTGCTGCAGTTTATGAGTAA
- the LOC140989768 gene encoding flavonoid 3'-monooxygenase CYP75B137-like isoform X1, whose protein sequence is MNPTLLLNQYSRDAHMAIMYVIIILTLIWYSWFLFKYFTRSQYPMPPGPRGLPIVGNLPYLDPELHSYFMRLARIYGPILSLNLGTKKAIVISSPAMAREVLKEHDVTFANRDNPSVNTAMEYSGHDIVFTPYGPEWRMLRKVCVRDMLGNATLDAFYSYRRHEVRSTIKYIYSLSGSPVNVGEQMFLNMLNVVTNMLWGGSVKGNERASIGAEFRQVVSEITELLGKPNVSDFFPGLAWLDLQGMKKKMKKVTVKLERLFDEIIERRVKLSRSNGGEMKRDFLQVLMQLKDEGKDSETSKTPFTMLHVKALLMDMVVGGTDTTSSTVEFALAEMMNNPLIMIKAQQELDSVVGINSTVEESHIDKLPYLQAVMKEILRLHPVLPLMVPHCPSKPCIVGGYTVPKGARVFVNVWAIQRDASIWERPNEFVPERFLNGKRDYSGNDFSYIPFGSGRRICAGIPMAERVVAFSLASLVHSFNWKLAEGDSLDLNEKFGIVLKKRVPLIAIPTPRLLGAAVYE, encoded by the exons ATGAATCCAACACTTCTGCTCAACCAATATTCTCGAGACGCACACATGGCTATCATGTATGTTATCATAATCCTTACGCTAATATGGTATTCGTGGTTTCTATTCAAATATTTCACAAGATCTCAATATCCGATGCCTCCAGGCCCTAGAGGCTTGCCTATTGTAGGCAACCTCCCGTATCTTGACCCCGAACTCCACTCATATTTTATGCGCCTTGCTCGAATCTACGGTCCAATATTGTCCCTGAATCTCGGCACCAAGAAAGCTATAGTGATAAGCTCACCGGCTATGGCGCGAGAAGTACTGAAGGAACACGATGTTACATTTGCCAATCGGGACAACCCATCCGTGAACACAGCAATGGAATACAGCGGACATGACATAGTTTTCACCCCCTACGGGCCGGAGTGGAGGATGCTGAGGAAGGTCTGCGTTAGGGACATGCTTGGCAATGCAACCCTTGATGCATTCTATTCTTATAGAAGGCATGAAGTTCGAAGCACAATCAAATACATCTACAGCTTATCGGGATCTCCTGTTAACGTAGGGGAGCAGATGTTCTTGAATATGCTCAATGTCGTGACAAATATGTTGTGGGGTGGTAGTGTGAAAGGTAATGAAAGGGCTAGCATCGGGGCAGAGTTCAGGCAAGTGGTGTCAGAGATTACGGAGTTGCTGGGGAAGCCGAACGTGTCGGATTTCTTCCCGGGTCTTGCGTGGTTAGATCTtcaaggaatgaagaagaaaatgaagaaggTAACAGTGAAACTTGAAAGattatttgatgaaataatCGAACGGAGGGTGAAACTGAGTAGGTCTAATGGTGGGGAGATGAAAAGGGATTTCTTGCAAGTATTGATGCAGCTCAAAGATGAGGGAAAGGACTCTGAAACGAGCAAGACTCCTTTTACCATGCTTCATGTCAAAGCCTTGCTCATG gATATGGTGGTAGGGGGAACGGACACGACCTCTAGCACAGTGGAGTTTGCCTTAGCCGAAATGATGAACAACCCACTGATCATGATCAAAGCACAACAAGAACTTGATTCAGTTGTGGGAATAAACAGCACGGTCGAAGAATCACACATCGACAAATTACCCTACCTCCAAGCCGTAATGAAAGAGATCCTTCGCCTTCATCCGGTTCTTCCTCTCATGGTGCCGCATTGTCCTAGCAAGCCATGCATTGTAGGAGGCTACACCGTTCCAAAAGGGGCTCGTGTATTCGTGAACGTGTGGGCGATACAAAGGGATGCTTCCATATGGGAAAGGCCAAATGAGTTCGTACCCGAGAGGTTTCTTAATGGTAAAAGAGATTATAGCGGGAATGATTTTAGTTACATACCGTTTGGTTCGGGACGAAGGATTTGTGCTGGGATCCCTATGGCTGAGAGAGTCGTGGCGTTCTCGCTGGCGTCGCTTGTACATAGTTTCAACTGGAAGTTGGCCGAGGGAGATAGTCTAGACCTTAATGAGAAGTTCGGAATTGTGTTAAAAAAGAGGGTGCCTCTCATTGCCATCCCCACACCGCGTTTGTTGGGTGCTGCAGTTTATGAGTAA
- the LOC140989770 gene encoding FAM10 family protein At4g22670, whose product MDASKINQLKQFVELCKSTPSILADPSLSFFRDYIESLGGKVPLSGHDADNDKAKSHVMDESDEDMDNVEDEPQLQKDEEEEPAIVESDVDLDESDVVEPDNEPPQKMGDASVEVTEENRDAAQEAKMQAMEAISEGKLEEAIEHLTTAILLNPMSAIMYATRASVYIKMKKPNAAIRDATAALEINPDSAKGYKSRGIALAMLGKWQEAAKDLHLASKLDYDEEISAVLKKVEPNAHKIEDHRRKYDRLHKEREDRKADRERQRRRAEAQAAYEKVKNQEQSSSRRPGGMPGGFPGGMPGGFPGGMPGGFPGGMPGGFPGSAPGGMPGNFDFSKILNDPEMMAAFKDPEVMAALQDVMKNPANLAKHQANPKVSPIITKMMSKFAGPN is encoded by the exons ATGGACGCATCGAAGATCAATCAACTGAAGCAATTTGTTGAACTCTGCAAATCCACGCCCTCCATCCTCGCGGATCCTTCCCTCTCGTTCTTCCGGGATTACATCGAGAG TCTCGGAGGTAAGGTTCCTCTGTCGGGGCACGATGCTGACAATGATAAGgct AAGTCCCATGTGATGGATGAGAGCGATGAGGACATGGATAACGTTGAGGATGAGCCTCAACTTCAGAAGGATGAAGAAGAAGAGCCTGCAATAGTTGAGTCTGATGTGGATCTCGACGAAAGTGATGTTGTGGAGCCTGATAATGAGCCACCGCAGAAG ATGGGAGATGCCTCTGTTGAGGTAACTGAAGAAAACCGTGATGCTGCTCAGGAGGCTAAAATGCAAGCTATGGAAGCAATTTCAGAAG GTAAGCTCGAGGAAGCGATTGAGCATCTTACCACAGCTATACTGCTTAATCCTATGTCCGCAATTATGTATGCAACTCGAG CTAGTGTATACATCAAAATGAAGAAACCAAATGCTGCTATTCGGGACGCTACCGCAGCTCTGGAG ATCAATCCTGATTCTGCTAAAGGATACAAATCACGTGGCATAGCCCTAGCAATGCTTGGGAAATGGCAAGAGGCTGCTAAGGATCTGCACTTGGCATCAAAGTTAGACTATGATGAGGAAATCAGTGCTGTACTTAAGAAG GTTGAGCCCAATGCACATAAGATCGAGGATCATCGGAGGAAATACGACAGGCTGCACAAAGAACGAGAAGACAGGAAGGCTGACCGTGAGCGACAACGCCGCCGTGCTGAAGCTCAG GCTGCATATGAAAAGGTTAAGAATCAAGAGCAATCATCAAGTAGAAGACCTGGCGGCATGCCCGGTGGGTTCCCTGGCGGCATGCCCGGTGGGTTCCCTGGGGGCATGCCCGGTGGCTTCCCTGGCGGCATGCCCGGTGGCTTTCCTGGGAGCGCACCTGGTGGTATGCCTGGGAATTTTGACTTCAGCAAAATATTGAAT GATCCTGAAATGATGGCAGCATTCAAAGATCCTGAAGTCATGGCGGCACTCCAAGATG TGATGAAAAACCCTGCTAACTTGGCTAAACATCAAGCTAACCCGAAGGTCTCTCCAattatcacaaaaatgatgAGTAAATTTGCTGGACCTAATTGA